The DNA window GACCGTCCCGTCGCTAAGCCGCGGCCCGTCACATACCTCACGAAATTCTCATCACTCATCACAGACAATGAAGGTGGCAGCATGCTGACGATTATCGTCGTCGACGACGCACTGACCGACCGTACACTGATCAGCGGCATGCTGTCCAGGGCATTCGACTGCGAAATTCAAACGGCCGAGAACGGCCGGGTCGCCATGGAGATGATCACGGAGCACCGGCCGGATCTGGTGCTGACGGACATCCACATGCCGGAAATGAACGGCATGGAACTTCTGAACGCCATTCGCGATGAATTTCCGATGGTTCCCGTCGTGCTGATGACGGCTCAGGGCAGCGAGGAAATGGCGGCCACGGCCATGCGAGCCGGTGCCACCAGCTACGTTCCGAAGCGTCGGCTGGCTCAGGATCTGATCAGTACCGTGCTGCGAATTCTGCATGGATCCAGCGAAGGATTCATCCCGCCGCAACTGATGCATCATCTGGAAACGGCGGAAATGTCATTCACGCTGCACAATGACCCCAACCTGATTCCATCCGTGGTCTCGTTCCTTCAGCGCATGCTTCGATGCCTGCCGCTGGGTAATGAAACCGAACGTCTGCGCGTCGGGCTGGCGGTCGAAGCAGCGCTGCTGAACGCGCTGTATCACGGCAATCTGGAGATCGGCGGCGGGAATGGTCGCGTCGACGACGAACGCCGCGCGGAACTGCTGCGGGAACGCTGCTATCAGGAACCCTACCGCGATCGACGAATTCACCTGACCGCGAAAATCAACCGCGATCGGGCCGAGTTCGTTATTCGGGACGGCGGCAACGGCTTCGATACCTCACGCATCGATCCCGACATCACCGTCATCGGAGCGGATCCGACTTCGGGACGCGGTCTGGCTCTGATGCAGACCATCATGGACAGCATGACCTTCAATGAAAAAGGCAACCAGGTCACGCTGGTCCGCAATCGTTACGTTGAACCGGCCGAGAACGCCCATCACGCGCCCGCGCGCTGACCGACGACCTGGTATCGTCCAGGTTCCGAGACGCAATGCGGGCGATGCTTCCCGTCGGCGAAGCTCACACGGCGATCAGCACATAAGCCACCGCCAGCAGGATCTGCATCGCCGCGAAAGGAACCGCGGTTTTCACGAAGTCCAGAAACGTCAGTCCCAGCTTCTGACGGTTGATAATCGTCATCGCCACAACCGTCGATGCACTGCCGATCGGTGTGATGTTGCCGCCCAGATTGGCTCCGAAAATCACGCACCACCAATAGGGCGAATCGGACGGTGTCGGCGGCTGCATGTTTCCCAGAATCTGAGCCAGCATCGCGGCCAGCGGGATGTTGTCCGTCACCGAACTGGCTGCCGCCGAACTGACCAGCAGCACCGACGAATCCAGAGGTCTGGGCCACTTCAGCAGATAGGCAATGCCGTCGCCGATAACGGCCAGCACGCGAGCATGCTCCATGACGTGAATCACGACAAACAGCGCCGCGAAAAACGCCAGCAGGTCCCAGTCGACGGCCGAATAGAACTTGTTCACTTCGTGCTTGTAGGCCAGCAGCACCACCCCGGCGAAAAACAGAGCGACGAAACCCATTCCCAGCTCGTTCAATCCGAACGGCAGCGCTGACTGACCAGCCAGAGCTGCGATGAAACCCGCGAGTGCCGCGATGGAAAACGCGAAGAATCGCGAGCTGGGGACGCTTTCGGACGGATCAAAGCTGCTGACAAGCTGGCGAGCCTCGTCGCGTTCTTCATCGGTTCGCAGTCCGCGAACACCGAACCGCCAGCGGGCCATTCCCAGAGTCGCAATCGTTGCGACGGCAACGTACGGCGCAGCGACCAGAAAAAACTTCACGAAGCTGATGCCGGCTTCCTTGCCGACGATGATGTTGGGAACACTGCTGATCAGTGTCAGCAGACCGCCAACATTCGTCAGCAGTCCTTCCGTCAGCAGAAACCCCAGCATCAGTTCCGGCCTTCCCAGCTTCTTCAGCGAAACCGTCGTCAGCGACCCGATAATAATCATTGCCGTGACATTGTTCAGCACGGCGGAAAACAGCACCGTCAGCAGTCCGTAGAAGATCAGCAGCTTCCACGGATCGCCGCCGGATTTCCGCGTGAGCATGATCGCCATCCAGGAAAACACGCCTGAACGGCTGGTGACTTCGACAAACAGACTGGCTCCCAGAATGATGGTGATCACGCCCCAGTCGATCGACGGGATATACACGGGAAGCTGCGTCGTATCGCCGCCGGGCAGAATCGTTTCACCGAAATGCAGCAGGTGCAGCAGCGTCGCCAGAATCAAACACAGCCCTGCGAAGGTTCCGACGATAATCGACTTCTTCGCGTGCAGTTTTTCTTCCAGAGCCAGAGCGGCGATCATCAACACCAGCAGCAGCCCAAACAGCAGAGTCACCCAGCCTGGCACGGCATGTTCAGCGGTCTGTGCGGTTTCCTGAAATGCCAGCAGTCGGGTATCGGCGACAATGTCCGGCAATTGCATGAGTCTTCCTGTCGTTCGAAGTTATATCCGTAGCGTCGTCGAAAACTTGAGTTGAGTTTCAGGCCGATCCGCTTCGAAGCGAATGCCGCCGGTTGTTGCGCAGAAAACCGGAATTCACATCCGGCGGCGGTAAAGACGCAGTTTCATTCGCTGCCGGAGCCGCATCGACAAGCGCTGTTGAACGCAGCTCCGCCGTCGTCGCAGGCATCATTCTTCCGCAACGATTTCCGCCGCACCGGATGCGGTCGACAACTCACGTCGTGATGTCCGCTTGACCGGGATCCTTCAAGGTCGGTCGTGAAGGGTACATTCCGGGGCGAACCGCGGCCAACCGGATCGGTGCCTGCCGGCGATGTGCATTTACGATTGGCGCGGATCGACGAACAGCCAGCACACAGCTCCCGTCAAATAAACACCGGCGAACATTAGCAGCACCAGGTCCCAGTTCGCCGTCCAGTCGAACAGCCAGGCCACCAGCACAGGACACGCCGCGGCCGCAAGGTTTCCGCACATGTTCATCAGGCCGAAAACCTGCGGCACGTGCCGGCCTCCGATGTCAATCGTCGCGGCATACGCGCACGGACCGGCGAGCGCCGCGAACAATGCTCCGGCCGCCAGCAGCGCAACGGCAAGGTTGACGTCCTTCACAAACCAGGCGGCAAGGATCAGACCTGCGCATGCGGCGATGGCTGCCGCGCCGACGCCGCTGCGGCTCAATCGCACACTTCCGCTGCGGCGCCAGACCCAGTCCGTCAGCATTCCGCCAAGAATGCTGCCCACCAGAGTTCCCGTCAGGACCAGTCCCTGCTGGTAGCCGGATTCCGCGGTCGAAACGCCTCGTGTTTCCTGAAGAAACGTGGGAAACCAGCTCGCAAAAAACATATATCCCGCGGCGCGACACGCTTGCTGACCGCACAGCAGCCAGATCACAGGACGCGTCAGCAGCGCCGTCCAGTGGCCGGTTGAATGATCTTCGAAGGTCTCGGCGGATGCCGGATCAGAACGACCGGATTCGGATTGGCCTGACGCGATCAGCTTGCGTTCCGCATCATTCACCCGGGGATCCTGTTCCGGCCGATCCCGAAATCGAATGTAGAATCCCATGGCCCACAGAATTCCCGGTGCGGCGAATGCGGCGAACACCCATCGCCAGCCGAACGGAGCGATCAGTCGTCCGGTCAGCGCAGCGGCCGCGATCGCACCGACCTGCATTCCGGCCGCCAGTAGTCCGCAGGCCAGCGATCGCTGCGAAAACGGCATCCAGTAGCCGACCGAATTGCACGACGCCGGAAAGATGCCTGCCTGCGCGAATCCCATTACCAGCTGTGCCACAATCAGCAGCCAGAACGCCGGAGCCGCCGCGATTCCAAAGGTCGCCATCGACCAGGCTAGCGCAAACACAGTCAGTGAAATCCGTGTGCCGAGTCGCTGAGCAAACCAGCCGCCGGGGATCTGCAGCAGTGCGTAGGTCCAGAAAAATGATCCCATGAACCAGCCGGACTGCCGCAGCGTCAGTCCCAGAGCGTCGCGAATCGTGCTTTCCGCCGTACCAACCGCATTTCGACACAGATAGGCCAGCGCCGCGGCGACGGTCAGCCAGGCCATCGTTCGATAGCGGACGGTTGTGGGCCGGTCGTTCATTCAAAGCACCGCCTGCAGTCGTTCGAACAGCCGATCGACTTCGGCCCGGGTTTCTTCGTCAAGTTCCCAGCCAACCGGCTGCACCTGCAGCGTATTTTGAAACAGCCCGCGTTTCTTCATCAGGTATTTTTCGATCGCCAGAAAACCGTCCAGGCCACCCTGAATCTGCAGCGCGACGATTGCACAGACCGGCAGCGAAAGCTGATAGACTCGTTCCTCATCGCCGGCCCGCAAAGCGTTCCACAGAGCGACAATCGCGTCCAGCAGATCCATTCCGGGAATCGTGCCGGTGATTCCGCGACGGTAGCAGTCGACCAGATTCATGCCGCCGGAACCTTCGAAGATGCGAGCTTCGCCGTTTGTCGCGTCGCGCAGCTTCGAAAGGTTTGGTCCCAGAGGACTGGCTTCCGGCTTGAAGAAAATCCGATCGGCGCCGAATCGTTTCAGCAGATCCAGGTAGACGCTCAAATCGATACCGCCTCCGACGTAATTCGACGCGTCCTGCACGATCAGCGGAATGGACACGCTGTCGGCAATGGCAGCGAAGTAGTCTGCCGCGGCGGCGCTGCCGAGTCTGGTGGCGACCGGAGGAATCGCCATCACCGCGCTGGCGTCCAGCGCGGCGGCGTGGCGAGCGAACTCAACCGCCGCAGCGGTACTTTCCGCGCCGACGCTGATCACCGTAAAGCCGCGACCGCTGACCGCCGAACAGACGTGTTCGGCAAGCTGCATTCTTCCGTGACAGCCCAGCCGAAGAATTTCGCTGACCATCGCCACCACGATTCCGTCGGCCCCTGTGTCGAACGCCCAGTCGATCTCACGCCGCAGAGTATCGACATCAATCGCGCCTTCGTCGGTCAGCGGCGTGTGCAGCACCGGCAAAACTCCGTGCGGCAGATTCGATGTTGTCATGGGCGTTGAGTTCCTGTCTGCGGCCCGCGGCGGAATTCTCATCGGCCGCCGACGAACCGGTGGCAGTCGCCGACCATCAACCCAGCACGCTGCTGACGGCATCGGTCATGGCGGCCTGCGTCAGTTCCAGGCTGCCGCGATCGAAAGGGGTCTGCCACACAGGATAAACCTCCGTGTCGTAGAGTTCTGCCGGCGGCAAATATCCGATTGAGCCGTTGATCAGATTCATGCACAAGACGGTGTGATCGGAATACTTCCGTCGAAGTTCCCGCTGCAGAATCGAATACGGTTCGCAGCAGCTTCCCACCAGCACGGCGTCGCCGATTCTCCACGCGTGAATAGCCAGGCTGTACGTGGTTCCGTCTCCGATACCTCGACGAATATCCCGTTTTCGCCGAAGACGTTCTTCCAATGCCCGGTCGGAACACTGCGATCGCTGCTCTTCAAGTTCTTCCGCCGACGGCCAGTCCTTTAGAGGCAGTTCGGCCGTGCTGCGAATCGCACGAAGCTGCCCGGACAGTTCGCGGGATTCATGTTTCCACACCGCCAGAGGTGCTCCGGATTCCACCGTTTCGCGAAACGCCAGGCGAGTCCCCGCGGGTTCCATGTCATTCAGCGTCGCCAGCGCCGCGTAACCAAGCTGGCGACCGTGAGCGTCCGCGACACCGGTATCGCCGACGTACTGATACCGCGGAGCCAGCTCGCCGCAGGCGCCAAGCAGGAACAGCGCGGGAGCGTCGGTGGCCTGCTGAATCGTCTCCCGCATCGCTCCCACGTAGTCCGGTGAAATCGCGGTGTTATCCCACGCCAGCGTTGTCGGATGACATGCATAATTCACCAGCGTCGCCATCTGCTTTCCCGTTGTGTCGGTAATTCGGCCGACCAGCAGCTTGTCGTCGGCAACAGCGTCCGGATTGTAGCCGCACACGATACGATCGCTGGTCGCCACGGGATCGGGCAGATCACGAACCGTCGCCAGGCCACAGCGCCCCAGGTGCCAGTCGAGCGTCGCGTCGCACATCGACTCCGTCGCCTGTCGAACGGTGTCGACCGTGGAATCGAACAGACGCTCCATCCAGCCGCGAAGCAGATCACTTCCCGGCAGCGAATCGTCGGCATCCATCAGCGGTGGCCCGCTGTGAGTATGGCTCAGCGCAAAGATGAGATTTTCCGGCGGCAACTTCAGACCGCTCAGCAGTCGCGTGTGAAACCGCTGAAAAGTGGCCGGCGTCTTCCACCAGCCGAGATCGGCGTCGACGAAGACCAAAGGCTGCCCGCCGTCCGCCGAAGAAAGTGCCAGCGCCGTCAGAGTCAGTGGCCGATGGATGGATTCCGCAACATCATGCCGCGCGGCTCCCCAGTTCCGCGCGTAGATGCCGACCGGCGGAGTGATGTCCGCGCGAGCAACACCGATCCGGCCGCGAAAGGAAGCGTGCTGAAAAACGGGTGGCTTTGCCGCTGTCATAAATCACCAGTCCCCCGCCGCGCCGTCGCGATAGAACACCCGCTGCGGAAGTTCCTGTTCGAACGGATGCTTCCGGACTTCATCCTCGTTGATCGAAATGCCCAGCCCCGGACGCGTGCCGGGAGTCACTGTCCGTGTCGCCGGGTCAACAATAAATCCCTCATCAACGATATCCTGCCGCCACGGCACATCGCTGTGTACCGATTCGCAGATGATGTAGCTCGGCTGAGAAAACCCAAACTCCAGCGACGCAGCTGTGCTGACCGGTCCCTGTGGATTGTGCGGAGCCAGCGCGATTCGATAGGCATCCGCGACCGCGGCAATCCTGCGGGCTTCGGTAAATCCGCCGCAGTGAGTCAGGTCAAGCTGGCAGATTTCGCAGCCGCGAACCGCGAACAGGTCACGAAACGCGGCCAGATGAGTCAGCCGTTCTCCCGTGGCAATCGGCGTCGTGACAGCCGCGTTGATGGCTGCCAGACTTTCGATGTTTTCCGGCCAGCAGGGTTCTTCGAAAAAGTACAGGCCGTAGTCGTCCAGAGCCCTGGCGAACTTCATTCCCATCGCCGGTGACGGACGCGCGTGACAGTCGACCATGATGTCGATCCTGTCTCCGACCGCTTCGCGCATCGCCGCGACACACGCTTCCGCCGCGCGCACGGGAGCCAGTCCTTCCACCGGCATGGTCGGAGGAACGGCCATTGACTTGAATGCGGTAAACCCGTCGCCAACGGCCTGACGGGCGAGGTCCGCGAACTGCTTCGCGTTGTCGACCGGTGTTTCGTAAAAGCTTTCCAGCTTGCCGCCGCCAAGATGGCAATACAGTCGAATGAAATCACGAACCGGTCCGCCCCACAGCCGGTGACAGGGGACCCCGTGAATCTTGCCGACGATATCCCAAAGTGCCAGGTCGATGCCGGCGATCGCCGTTGACCGGACAACGCCGTGACCGTGCCAGAAGTGCTGCCGCCACATCATCTGCCACAGATGTTCAACCCGCACCGGATCTTCACCGACCACCAGCGACGCCAGATCCTGAATGGCCCCCACGACACCGCGAGTATGCCATTCCAGCGTCGCTTCGCCCCAACCGAACAGCCCCGGCTGATCGGTCAGCACCTTCACAAACACCCAGTTACGCATCCGGGCATGGCAAACGAGCGTTTCGATGGCTGTAATTTTCATGGGTGAGAGCAATCGCGGCGCGACTTTGAGGCAGGGTATTGGTCCAGCTTGTGCAATGCGGCGACAACCACTTTTCGCGACTGAATCTTCTTGCACAACCGCAGGTCGGCGGTCTTGCGCAGCGTGTCACCGGCAACGTCGTACGCGAACCGGTACATGCCCTCGAACATGTCGCATGCCTGATCAACCGTCATGCTGCGAAGGCGTTCCGATTCCGGCACCCGCGTCGCTTCGTCGAATCGGCGATAA is part of the Planctomycetaceae bacterium genome and encodes:
- a CDS encoding response regulator translates to MLTIIVVDDALTDRTLISGMLSRAFDCEIQTAENGRVAMEMITEHRPDLVLTDIHMPEMNGMELLNAIRDEFPMVPVVLMTAQGSEEMAATAMRAGATSYVPKRRLAQDLISTVLRILHGSSEGFIPPQLMHHLETAEMSFTLHNDPNLIPSVVSFLQRMLRCLPLGNETERLRVGLAVEAALLNALYHGNLEIGGGNGRVDDERRAELLRERCYQEPYRDRRIHLTAKINRDRAEFVIRDGGNGFDTSRIDPDITVIGADPTSGRGLALMQTIMDSMTFNEKGNQVTLVRNRYVEPAENAHHAPAR
- a CDS encoding SLC13 family permease, with translation MQLPDIVADTRLLAFQETAQTAEHAVPGWVTLLFGLLLVLMIAALALEEKLHAKKSIIVGTFAGLCLILATLLHLLHFGETILPGGDTTQLPVYIPSIDWGVITIILGASLFVEVTSRSGVFSWMAIMLTRKSGGDPWKLLIFYGLLTVLFSAVLNNVTAMIIIGSLTTVSLKKLGRPELMLGFLLTEGLLTNVGGLLTLISSVPNIIVGKEAGISFVKFFLVAAPYVAVATIATLGMARWRFGVRGLRTDEERDEARQLVSSFDPSESVPSSRFFAFSIAALAGFIAALAGQSALPFGLNELGMGFVALFFAGVVLLAYKHEVNKFYSAVDWDLLAFFAALFVVIHVMEHARVLAVIGDGIAYLLKWPRPLDSSVLLVSSAAASSVTDNIPLAAMLAQILGNMQPPTPSDSPYWWCVIFGANLGGNITPIGSASTVVAMTIINRQKLGLTFLDFVKTAVPFAAMQILLAVAYVLIAV
- a CDS encoding MFS transporter → MNDRPTTVRYRTMAWLTVAAALAYLCRNAVGTAESTIRDALGLTLRQSGWFMGSFFWTYALLQIPGGWFAQRLGTRISLTVFALAWSMATFGIAAAPAFWLLIVAQLVMGFAQAGIFPASCNSVGYWMPFSQRSLACGLLAAGMQVGAIAAAALTGRLIAPFGWRWVFAAFAAPGILWAMGFYIRFRDRPEQDPRVNDAERKLIASGQSESGRSDPASAETFEDHSTGHWTALLTRPVIWLLCGQQACRAAGYMFFASWFPTFLQETRGVSTAESGYQQGLVLTGTLVGSILGGMLTDWVWRRSGSVRLSRSGVGAAAIAACAGLILAAWFVKDVNLAVALLAAGALFAALAGPCAYAATIDIGGRHVPQVFGLMNMCGNLAAAACPVLVAWLFDWTANWDLVLLMFAGVYLTGAVCWLFVDPRQS
- a CDS encoding dihydrodipicolinate synthase family protein — protein: MTTSNLPHGVLPVLHTPLTDEGAIDVDTLRREIDWAFDTGADGIVVAMVSEILRLGCHGRMQLAEHVCSAVSGRGFTVISVGAESTAAAVEFARHAAALDASAVMAIPPVATRLGSAAAADYFAAIADSVSIPLIVQDASNYVGGGIDLSVYLDLLKRFGADRIFFKPEASPLGPNLSKLRDATNGEARIFEGSGGMNLVDCYRRGITGTIPGMDLLDAIVALWNALRAGDEERVYQLSLPVCAIVALQIQGGLDGFLAIEKYLMKKRGLFQNTLQVQPVGWELDEETRAEVDRLFERLQAVL
- a CDS encoding alkaline ceramidase, with protein sequence MTAAKPPVFQHASFRGRIGVARADITPPVGIYARNWGAARHDVAESIHRPLTLTALALSSADGGQPLVFVDADLGWWKTPATFQRFHTRLLSGLKLPPENLIFALSHTHSGPPLMDADDSLPGSDLLRGWMERLFDSTVDTVRQATESMCDATLDWHLGRCGLATVRDLPDPVATSDRIVCGYNPDAVADDKLLVGRITDTTGKQMATLVNYACHPTTLAWDNTAISPDYVGAMRETIQQATDAPALFLLGACGELAPRYQYVGDTGVADAHGRQLGYAALATLNDMEPAGTRLAFRETVESGAPLAVWKHESRELSGQLRAIRSTAELPLKDWPSAEELEEQRSQCSDRALEERLRRKRDIRRGIGDGTTYSLAIHAWRIGDAVLVGSCCEPYSILQRELRRKYSDHTVLCMNLINGSIGYLPPAELYDTEVYPVWQTPFDRGSLELTQAAMTDAVSSVLG
- a CDS encoding enolase C-terminal domain-like protein, producing MKITAIETLVCHARMRNWVFVKVLTDQPGLFGWGEATLEWHTRGVVGAIQDLASLVVGEDPVRVEHLWQMMWRQHFWHGHGVVRSTAIAGIDLALWDIVGKIHGVPCHRLWGGPVRDFIRLYCHLGGGKLESFYETPVDNAKQFADLARQAVGDGFTAFKSMAVPPTMPVEGLAPVRAAEACVAAMREAVGDRIDIMVDCHARPSPAMGMKFARALDDYGLYFFEEPCWPENIESLAAINAAVTTPIATGERLTHLAAFRDLFAVRGCEICQLDLTHCGGFTEARRIAAVADAYRIALAPHNPQGPVSTAASLEFGFSQPSYIICESVHSDVPWRQDIVDEGFIVDPATRTVTPGTRPGLGISINEDEVRKHPFEQELPQRVFYRDGAAGDW